The Christiangramia flava JLT2011 genome has a segment encoding these proteins:
- the arfB gene encoding alternative ribosome rescue aminoacyl-tRNA hydrolase ArfB translates to MDKEQLLAELHFKAVRSSGPGGQHANKTATKVELSFEVDASEGLSEEEKARIHKRLSNRITKEGMLKMQCEESRSQHTNRELVTESFLKEIQDALKKKKVRKKTKPTKASKIIRLKQKKQKSEIKANRKNPLK, encoded by the coding sequence ATGGATAAGGAGCAGCTTCTTGCCGAATTACATTTTAAAGCCGTTCGCAGTTCCGGTCCCGGGGGGCAACACGCAAATAAAACGGCTACCAAAGTGGAACTGAGTTTTGAGGTGGATGCTTCGGAAGGGCTTTCCGAAGAGGAAAAAGCGCGAATTCATAAAAGACTATCGAACCGTATTACCAAGGAAGGTATGCTGAAGATGCAGTGCGAAGAATCCCGCAGCCAGCATACCAATAGGGAACTGGTGACCGAAAGTTTTTTAAAGGAAATCCAGGACGCACTTAAAAAGAAAAAAGTTCGGAAAAAGACCAAACCCACCAAAGCTTCCAAAATAATACGCTTGAAACAGAAGAAGCAGAAATCTGAAATTAAGGCCAACAGGAAAAACCCGTTAAAATGA
- a CDS encoding DUF885 domain-containing protein, whose amino-acid sequence MSKKIFLAVCLVALFTACKNDEKRPQTDANEETAELLNGILHNYYEDGLKLNPVSATTAGDMRYNDQFPNTLTDSYRDSLRAYYTRYKDQVRKIDDADLTETQKMSKNILLWECDMNLETLQFQKDKYMPIDQMWSVNLFMGQMASGSGAQPFKTVQDYENWLHRVDSYLDWLNSAEENMREGMKKGYVLPASLIRKVIPQMEAMTNGDVENHLFYGPVNNFPESFSEEEKSELKEKYEKMITEKVIPAYEKMHTFLQEEYLPEGRESSGIADIPEGKEYYQHQIRLYTTTEMTADQIHQLGLDEVARISSEMEKVKKEVGFEGELQDFFDYVRNNKELMPYATADEVIEHFQAIYDTVKPHLDSLFNVAPKTAFEIRRTEAFRENSASAEYNPGSIDGTRPGIFYVPVPDAKSYNIYSDESLFLHEAIPGHHYQISLTQENDKLPDFRKTLWYSGYGEGWALYSESLGKTLGLYTDPYQYFGMLSAEMHRAIRLVVDTGLHSKGWTREEAIQYSLENEAESEASVTAEIERYMANPGQALSYKIGQLKIMELREKARQELGEQFDIREYHTQVLETGCIPLELLEQKIDRWIGSMK is encoded by the coding sequence ATGAGTAAAAAGATCTTTTTGGCTGTTTGTTTGGTGGCCCTTTTCACTGCTTGCAAGAACGATGAAAAAAGGCCGCAAACTGATGCAAACGAAGAAACAGCAGAATTGCTTAACGGCATTCTCCACAATTATTACGAAGATGGCTTGAAACTGAACCCGGTTTCAGCCACCACAGCCGGGGACATGCGGTATAACGACCAGTTCCCAAACACGCTGACCGATTCTTACCGCGATTCGCTCCGTGCCTATTACACGCGTTACAAAGACCAGGTACGTAAAATTGATGATGCCGATCTAACTGAAACGCAGAAAATGAGCAAGAATATCCTGCTCTGGGAATGCGATATGAACCTCGAAACACTTCAGTTTCAAAAAGACAAGTATATGCCTATTGACCAGATGTGGTCTGTGAATTTGTTCATGGGCCAAATGGCCAGCGGTTCCGGAGCCCAGCCCTTTAAGACCGTTCAGGATTATGAAAACTGGCTCCATCGCGTAGACAGTTACCTGGATTGGCTGAACTCTGCGGAAGAAAATATGCGCGAGGGAATGAAAAAAGGCTATGTGCTTCCGGCTTCTCTGATCCGTAAAGTCATTCCGCAAATGGAAGCCATGACCAATGGCGACGTGGAAAACCACCTGTTCTATGGGCCAGTGAACAATTTTCCTGAAAGTTTTTCCGAAGAAGAAAAAAGTGAGCTAAAGGAAAAATATGAAAAAATGATCACCGAAAAAGTGATCCCGGCTTACGAAAAGATGCATACATTTTTACAGGAAGAATACCTGCCAGAAGGAAGAGAAAGCAGTGGGATTGCCGATATTCCGGAGGGAAAAGAATACTACCAGCACCAGATCAGGCTCTACACCACTACCGAAATGACTGCTGACCAGATCCACCAACTTGGCCTGGATGAAGTCGCGCGCATTTCTTCGGAAATGGAAAAAGTGAAAAAGGAAGTCGGTTTTGAAGGAGAACTGCAGGATTTCTTCGATTATGTTCGAAATAATAAGGAATTAATGCCTTATGCCACGGCCGACGAAGTGATCGAACATTTCCAGGCTATTTACGACACTGTAAAACCGCATCTGGATTCACTTTTCAATGTAGCTCCAAAAACCGCATTTGAGATCAGGAGAACGGAGGCTTTCCGGGAAAATTCGGCCAGTGCCGAGTACAATCCCGGTTCCATTGATGGTACGAGGCCGGGAATTTTCTATGTTCCGGTACCAGATGCCAAATCTTATAACATTTACAGCGATGAATCCCTTTTTTTGCACGAAGCCATTCCCGGGCATCATTACCAGATCTCTCTAACGCAGGAGAACGACAAATTGCCAGATTTCCGAAAAACGCTTTGGTATAGTGGCTACGGAGAAGGCTGGGCGCTGTACTCCGAATCACTTGGAAAAACGCTGGGGCTTTATACAGATCCCTACCAGTACTTCGGAATGCTGAGTGCCGAAATGCACCGTGCCATTCGGTTGGTGGTCGATACCGGTTTGCACAGCAAAGGCTGGACACGCGAAGAAGCTATTCAGTATTCTTTGGAAAACGAAGCAGAATCTGAAGCCAGCGTCACCGCAGAAATTGAAAGATATATGGCCAATCCCGGCCAGGCACTTTCCTATAAGATAGGACAGTTGAAGATCATGGAATTGCGGGAAAAAGCCAGGCAGGAACTGGGTGAACAATTCGATATTCGGGAATATCACACACAGGTTCTGGAAACCGGGTGTATCCCGCTGGAACTGCTTGAGCAAAAAATCGATCGTTGGATTGGCTCTATGAAGTAA
- a CDS encoding sigma-54-dependent transcriptional regulator, whose translation MSKVLVVEDDVAFGTMLKTFLEKRDYSVSLVYSASEAFKNISDTKFDLVLTDVRLPDNDGLEILQKAKDRNAATPVIVMTSYAEISMAVKAMKEGAFDYVSKPFRPESILQTIENALKSTDVAPVAEKISKPKTAKKSSAGINENLNLVSGVSEPSRRLNDYVELVAPTNMSVLITGESGTGKEQIAKSIHLNSKRKAAPFIAVDCGAIPKELASSEFFGHLKGSFTGAINDKTGHFEAANGGTLFLDEIGNLSYELQVQLLRALQERRVKPVGSNNEIEVDIRVVTATNEDLSKAVKEGDFREDLYHRLNEFSIKVPALRERKEDLMLFANQFLDEANADLEKNVVGFSDEAIHAFRNYSWPGNLRELKNMVKRAVLLTQDELIPLKVLPHEIATASRTNENDYGLFKNKNEEQLILDALEKAGGNKSKAARMLSIDRKTLYNKLKQYGIKL comes from the coding sequence ATGTCTAAAGTTCTGGTCGTAGAAGACGATGTTGCCTTCGGAACCATGTTGAAAACCTTCCTTGAAAAAAGGGATTATTCGGTTTCACTGGTTTATTCCGCTTCAGAAGCCTTTAAAAATATTAGTGACACTAAATTTGATCTCGTTCTCACAGATGTTCGTTTGCCCGATAACGACGGATTGGAGATCCTTCAGAAGGCAAAAGACAGGAACGCGGCGACCCCGGTGATAGTCATGACCAGTTATGCAGAAATCAGCATGGCGGTGAAGGCGATGAAGGAAGGCGCCTTCGATTATGTGTCAAAACCCTTTAGACCAGAAAGCATCCTGCAAACCATCGAAAATGCTCTTAAAAGCACCGATGTGGCGCCAGTTGCTGAAAAAATTTCCAAGCCTAAGACAGCTAAAAAATCTTCAGCAGGAATCAACGAGAACCTGAACCTCGTAAGCGGCGTGAGCGAACCTTCCAGAAGATTGAACGATTACGTCGAGCTGGTTGCGCCAACCAATATGTCGGTTTTAATTACCGGAGAGAGCGGTACCGGTAAGGAACAGATCGCCAAAAGCATCCACCTGAACAGTAAACGAAAAGCAGCTCCTTTTATCGCGGTAGATTGCGGCGCTATTCCGAAGGAACTGGCTTCCAGTGAATTTTTTGGGCACTTAAAGGGCTCTTTTACCGGTGCGATCAATGATAAAACCGGGCATTTTGAAGCTGCTAATGGCGGAACCTTGTTCCTGGACGAGATCGGGAACCTGAGTTATGAGCTGCAAGTGCAATTATTAAGAGCGCTCCAGGAAAGACGGGTTAAACCTGTTGGAAGCAATAATGAGATTGAAGTAGACATCAGGGTGGTTACTGCGACCAACGAAGACCTGAGCAAGGCTGTAAAGGAAGGCGATTTCCGTGAAGACCTGTATCATCGCTTGAATGAATTTTCCATAAAGGTTCCGGCGCTTCGCGAACGGAAAGAAGACCTTATGTTGTTTGCCAACCAATTTCTGGATGAAGCCAATGCTGACCTGGAAAAGAATGTTGTAGGATTTAGCGACGAGGCGATCCATGCCTTTCGGAATTACAGCTGGCCTGGAAACCTTCGGGAGTTGAAGAACATGGTGAAAAGAGCTGTATTGCTTACCCAGGATGAGCTGATTCCCCTAAAAGTGCTGCCACACGAGATCGCAACCGCAAGTCGTACCAATGAAAATGATTACGGACTTTTCAAAAATAAGAACGAGGAGCAGTTGATTCTTGACGCACTGGAGAAGGCGGGAGGTAATAAAAGTAAGGCGGCCCGGATGCTTTCCATAGACCGCAAAACGCTCTACAATAAGCTAAAACAATACGGAATTAAACTGTAA
- a CDS encoding VOC family protein: MKPKNPVVWFEIYVNDIERARKFYEEVFQFEFAELGDPTEESFKMLAFPADMETKNRASGALVQVKGVAAGGNSTIVYFYSKDCSVEEARVKVAGGEVARPKMSIGEYGFITLVKDTEGSMIGIHSMA; the protein is encoded by the coding sequence ATGAAACCGAAGAATCCTGTTGTCTGGTTCGAAATATATGTGAACGATATCGAGCGCGCCCGCAAATTTTACGAAGAGGTTTTCCAATTTGAATTTGCTGAACTGGGAGATCCCACGGAAGAATCTTTCAAAATGCTGGCTTTTCCAGCCGATATGGAAACAAAAAATAGGGCTAGCGGCGCGCTGGTTCAGGTCAAGGGTGTGGCGGCAGGAGGGAACAGCACGATCGTTTATTTTTACAGTAAAGACTGCAGTGTGGAAGAGGCTCGAGTGAAAGTGGCCGGAGGGGAAGTGGCTCGGCCAAAAATGAGCATAGGCGAATATGGTTTTATCACGCTGGTAAAGGATACCGAGGGGAGTATGATCGGGATCCATTCGATGGCCTGA
- a CDS encoding AAA family ATPase, producing MEEKFKQRPCDCLKIVIFGPESTGKTTLSGDLAKYYGEPVVPEYMREYLQQVWDAEKRICEPRDLLPIAEGQMRLENELSEECDQLLISDTNLLELKVYSEAYYDGYCDPRLLKPALNNTYDCYFLTYIDVPWIPDDLRDKPHDREGMFQRFENELKKQQLPYQILKGNREERLEAAVKTINQLLKETIS from the coding sequence ATGGAAGAAAAGTTTAAACAAAGGCCATGTGACTGCCTGAAGATTGTCATTTTTGGCCCCGAATCCACCGGGAAAACAACGCTATCCGGAGACCTGGCCAAATATTATGGCGAACCGGTAGTTCCTGAATATATGCGGGAATACCTTCAGCAGGTTTGGGATGCGGAAAAAAGGATATGCGAACCCCGAGATCTTCTGCCCATCGCTGAAGGACAGATGAGGCTGGAAAATGAACTTTCCGAAGAATGCGATCAATTGCTCATCAGCGATACCAACCTGTTGGAATTAAAGGTGTATTCTGAAGCCTATTATGATGGCTACTGCGACCCGCGACTTCTTAAACCTGCGTTAAACAACACTTACGATTGCTACTTTTTGACGTATATTGATGTTCCCTGGATACCCGACGATCTTAGGGATAAACCTCACGACCGTGAGGGGATGTTTCAAAGATTTGAAAATGAGCTGAAAAAACAGCAATTACCCTATCAGATTCTGAAAGGGAACCGGGAAGAGCGGCTGGAGGCAGCCGTGAAAACCATTAACCAACTATTAAAAGAAACCATATCGTGA
- a CDS encoding YybH family protein encodes MNFFKMIPLVALTFFISCNEAHEEADDVDDMKAEEANMQKPEDASKDWIAAWNNNDPASLDSLTGPGASLYMQGKQVDSDSISSWYQVAAPQMENLETQSTASYSGKDVAYEAGSYQHQLKGDSLDMTYRGAYTIIWKRQGDNWKIDVMNIADDMSSDSTRIPENADYN; translated from the coding sequence ATGAATTTCTTTAAAATGATTCCGCTAGTTGCCCTGACCTTTTTTATTTCCTGTAATGAAGCTCACGAGGAGGCTGATGATGTAGACGACATGAAAGCTGAAGAAGCAAACATGCAAAAGCCGGAAGATGCCAGTAAAGACTGGATCGCCGCCTGGAATAACAATGATCCCGCTTCGCTGGACAGTCTTACCGGCCCGGGCGCTAGCCTCTATATGCAGGGAAAGCAGGTAGATTCAGACAGTATTAGTTCGTGGTACCAGGTGGCAGCGCCACAAATGGAAAACCTGGAAACCCAATCTACTGCGAGTTATTCCGGAAAGGATGTGGCGTATGAAGCAGGTTCCTACCAGCACCAGTTAAAAGGTGACAGCCTGGATATGACTTACCGTGGCGCTTATACGATCATCTGGAAAAGACAGGGAGATAACTGGAAGATCGACGTGATGAACATCGCTGATGATATGAGTTCGGATAGTACCCGAATCCCTGAAAACGCTGATTATAATTAA
- a CDS encoding geranylgeranylglyceryl/heptaprenylglyceryl phosphate synthase encodes MVQSQAYLQEIEEARRSSQKLLAVLIDPDKFEEHTAEAFLRKLPSDVTHLLVGGSSVANGRTCEVVKWLKHFTALPIILFPGDQNQISAHADAILFLSLISGRNPEYLIEQQVRSVEKIRQTQLEVIPTGYILIDGGHETAVQRVSNTIPLRQEQVQDIVNTALAGQYSGKKLIYLEAGSGAKFPVSEKIIAEVHTATTIPVIVGGGIRNTAQLQRAYAAGADMVVIGTAFENGSFR; translated from the coding sequence TTGGTCCAGTCACAGGCATACCTTCAGGAGATCGAAGAAGCCCGGCGCTCCTCTCAAAAACTGCTGGCAGTACTCATCGATCCCGATAAATTCGAAGAACATACTGCGGAAGCATTTCTTCGGAAATTACCTTCTGATGTCACTCATTTGCTGGTTGGAGGCAGTAGCGTGGCCAATGGCCGTACCTGTGAGGTGGTGAAATGGCTGAAGCATTTCACAGCTCTTCCCATCATCCTGTTTCCGGGAGATCAAAATCAGATCTCTGCCCATGCCGATGCGATTTTGTTTTTAAGCCTGATTTCCGGGCGAAATCCGGAATATCTGATCGAGCAGCAGGTGCGATCTGTAGAAAAGATCCGGCAAACCCAGCTGGAAGTGATCCCCACCGGCTATATTTTGATCGACGGAGGTCATGAAACCGCGGTACAACGGGTGAGTAATACGATCCCACTCCGGCAGGAACAGGTGCAGGATATTGTGAATACGGCACTTGCCGGGCAGTATTCTGGAAAAAAACTGATCTATCTGGAGGCAGGCAGCGGGGCGAAATTTCCGGTTTCGGAAAAGATCATTGCGGAGGTACATACTGCCACGACTATTCCGGTAATCGTGGGCGGCGGAATTCGTAACACGGCCCAGTTGCAGCGTGCGTATGCTGCCGGAGCAGATATGGTGGTGATCGGGACGGCTTTTGAAAATGGCAGTTTCCGGTAA
- a CDS encoding Dabb family protein, with protein MRTIFKISIFLFLCFSVNSLQAQEQPAEFDQHFTHVVYFWLKNPDSVQDRKDFLVSLEKFLENSEYAKTKFIGKPAGTPREVVDGSFTFSLILTFPSAEIQDLYQKEPAHLKFIEESEHLWEKVVVYDSLPATSEEE; from the coding sequence ATGAGAACGATCTTCAAAATATCTATTTTTCTATTCTTGTGTTTTTCGGTGAATTCTTTACAAGCGCAGGAACAGCCAGCGGAATTTGATCAGCATTTTACCCACGTAGTATATTTCTGGTTGAAAAACCCGGATAGTGTGCAGGATCGTAAGGATTTCCTGGTTTCATTGGAAAAATTTCTCGAAAACAGTGAGTATGCTAAAACCAAATTCATCGGAAAACCTGCGGGAACACCGAGAGAAGTAGTAGATGGCAGTTTCACGTTTTCTTTAATCCTAACGTTTCCTTCAGCTGAAATCCAGGATCTGTACCAGAAAGAACCTGCTCACCTGAAGTTTATTGAAGAATCGGAACATTTGTGGGAAAAAGTAGTGGTGTACGATTCCCTGCCGGCAACTTCCGAAGAAGAATAA
- the ahcY gene encoding adenosylhomocysteinase, translating into MSTKTVPYTEYKVKDISLAEWGRREIELAEAEMPGLMALREEYGKQKPLKGARIAGCLHMTIQTAVLIETLVELGAEVTWSSCNIFSTQDHAAAAIAAAGIPVYAWKGMTEEEFDWCIEQTLFFGEERKPLNMILDDGGDLTNMVLDQYPELAKDVRGLSEETTTGVHRLYERMKKGTLPMPAINVNDSVTKSKFDNKYGCRESAVDAIRRATDVMLAGKRVVVCGYGDVGKGTAASFRGAGSIVTVTEIDPICALQAAMDGFEVKHLETVLPKADIVITTTGNKDIVRGEHFEAMKDKTIVCNIGHFDNEIDVAWLKKNHGNTRVEIKPQVDKYTINGKDIILLAEGRLVNLGCATGHPSFVMSNSFTNQTLAQMELWNHSDKYENEVYMLPKHLDEKVAKLHLERIGVELTELKPDQAEYIGVEVKGPFKPEYYRY; encoded by the coding sequence ATGTCAACGAAAACAGTGCCTTATACAGAGTACAAAGTTAAAGATATTTCCCTGGCAGAATGGGGACGCAGAGAGATCGAACTTGCCGAAGCCGAAATGCCTGGACTTATGGCACTTCGTGAAGAATACGGAAAACAAAAACCACTGAAAGGAGCAAGAATTGCCGGTTGTTTGCACATGACCATCCAGACTGCGGTTCTTATTGAAACACTGGTAGAACTGGGAGCCGAAGTGACCTGGAGTTCCTGTAACATTTTTTCAACCCAGGATCATGCCGCCGCTGCGATTGCCGCTGCCGGAATCCCGGTTTATGCGTGGAAAGGAATGACGGAAGAGGAATTTGACTGGTGCATCGAGCAAACCCTGTTTTTCGGGGAAGAGCGCAAGCCATTGAATATGATTCTTGATGATGGTGGAGATTTGACCAATATGGTGCTGGATCAATACCCGGAACTGGCCAAAGACGTTCGCGGACTTTCTGAAGAGACCACGACCGGAGTTCACCGCCTTTACGAAAGAATGAAAAAAGGAACCTTGCCAATGCCGGCGATCAACGTAAATGATTCGGTAACCAAATCGAAATTTGACAATAAATATGGTTGTCGCGAGAGTGCGGTAGATGCGATTCGTCGTGCTACTGACGTCATGCTTGCTGGAAAACGCGTAGTCGTTTGCGGATATGGTGATGTTGGAAAAGGAACTGCCGCTTCCTTCCGTGGAGCCGGTTCTATTGTAACCGTTACTGAAATTGACCCGATCTGTGCTTTACAGGCAGCGATGGACGGTTTCGAAGTGAAACACCTGGAAACCGTGCTTCCGAAGGCTGATATCGTAATCACCACTACCGGAAATAAAGACATCGTTCGCGGAGAGCATTTTGAGGCGATGAAAGACAAGACCATTGTTTGTAATATTGGCCATTTTGACAATGAGATCGATGTCGCCTGGTTGAAAAAGAACCACGGAAATACTCGCGTGGAGATCAAACCACAGGTAGACAAATACACCATCAACGGAAAAGACATCATTCTTCTGGCGGAAGGTAGACTGGTAAATCTTGGTTGTGCAACCGGTCACCCAAGTTTTGTAATGAGTAATTCCTTTACGAACCAGACGTTGGCCCAGATGGAACTTTGGAACCATTCTGATAAATATGAGAATGAGGTTTATATGCTTCCGAAGCATTTAGATGAAAAAGTGGCCAAACTTCACCTGGAAAGAATCGGGGTGGAGCTTACCGAGCTAAAACCAGACCAGGCCGAATATATTGGTGTGGAAGTAAAAGGTCCTTTCAAACCGGAATATTACAGATACTAA
- the pnuC gene encoding nicotinamide riboside transporter PnuC: protein MQQIFDFFLDPYREATMISILLEVVVFIFGILSVYYSKKENILVYPTGLIATVLTVYLLYKAGYYGDMMMNFYYSVMSIYGWWNWSRKRDGEYVVPITRTNFREKIIGFGLFLLTMLVTYGVYRAFGREIEAANYIDIFTSGVFFTAMWYMAIKKLENWTLWIFADLITVPLYAYRGLGMLSLQYVIFTILAIQGYIVWKKSLNKGHVTA, encoded by the coding sequence ATGCAGCAAATTTTTGATTTTTTCCTTGATCCTTACCGGGAAGCCACGATGATCTCCATCTTACTGGAAGTGGTGGTTTTCATTTTCGGGATTCTGAGCGTATATTATTCTAAAAAAGAAAATATCCTCGTGTATCCCACGGGCCTGATCGCCACCGTTCTTACGGTGTATTTGCTTTACAAGGCCGGGTACTATGGTGATATGATGATGAATTTTTACTATTCGGTCATGAGTATTTATGGCTGGTGGAACTGGTCCAGAAAGCGCGATGGCGAATACGTAGTGCCGATTACCCGAACCAACTTCCGGGAGAAAATAATTGGTTTTGGTTTATTTTTACTCACGATGCTGGTGACCTATGGCGTTTACCGGGCTTTTGGTCGCGAGATCGAAGCGGCGAACTACATCGATATTTTCACTTCCGGAGTATTTTTTACAGCCATGTGGTATATGGCGATCAAGAAGCTGGAGAACTGGACGCTATGGATCTTTGCTGATCTCATCACCGTCCCACTGTATGCATACAGAGGCTTGGGCATGCTGTCGTTGCAGTATGTGATATTCACCATTTTGGCAATTCAGGGATATATAGTATGGAAGAAAAGTTTAAACAAAGGCCATGTGACTGCCTGA
- a CDS encoding 4'-phosphopantetheinyl transferase family protein, translated as MPLFKTITVDQDTKVLIWKVEEPYEWLAKGIELTDHCRKRVEGMKSEIHRRGFMSIRHLMAEAGYDDHDLYYDELGKPHLKDEHYISITHSFNFTAIIISKHDVGIDIEKQRDKIMKIANKFTPLDEYHTLANEEALIRKLTIVWGAKESVYKLYAQPGLAFLQHINVTDFDFDDAETTAKVTFKGQESWYHINFLEFEDFTCVYAQPLKVNFN; from the coding sequence ATGCCTCTTTTCAAAACAATAACAGTTGATCAAGATACTAAAGTCCTCATTTGGAAGGTGGAAGAGCCTTATGAATGGCTGGCAAAAGGTATCGAACTTACCGATCACTGCCGCAAGAGGGTAGAAGGCATGAAATCTGAAATTCACCGTCGTGGGTTTATGAGTATTCGGCATTTGATGGCTGAAGCCGGCTATGACGATCACGATCTTTATTACGACGAGCTGGGCAAGCCGCATTTAAAAGACGAGCACTATATCTCGATCACGCATTCCTTCAATTTTACCGCGATTATCATCAGTAAACATGACGTGGGCATCGATATTGAAAAGCAACGGGACAAGATCATGAAAATTGCCAATAAGTTCACGCCTTTGGATGAATATCATACGCTGGCAAATGAGGAAGCGCTCATCCGGAAACTCACCATTGTCTGGGGTGCCAAGGAATCGGTTTACAAGTTGTACGCCCAGCCGGGGCTTGCATTTCTGCAGCATATCAACGTAACCGACTTTGATTTTGACGATGCGGAAACCACCGCGAAAGTTACATTCAAAGGTCAGGAAAGCTGGTACCACATCAACTTCCTGGAATTTGAAGATTTTACCTGCGTCTACGCACAACCATTAAAGGTAAATTTTAACTGA
- a CDS encoding DUF4301 family protein, which translates to MKFSEKDILQIEDKGLTTKEVEEQIAIFKRGNLKVNITEAATIGKGISGIEDRHQRELIQYYDSEKANHSLLKFVPASGAATRMFKALHTLADEYDADNEDLRDYLDRAGDSSLQLFFSKIEELPFYEHALEKTKKNHSNYEELNSHQQHKLLVETILSSKGLYLSDLPKGLVPFHQYDSHTATAFEEHLVEAARYIAIDDKAKVHFTVAPEDKQKFQQEWKEIQPRLEKETGVTLEIEYSYQDPKTDTIAVDDHFEPFRTEKGDLFFRPGGHGALIENLNQLHEEIVFVKNIDNVVTEKSLQLVVDYKKMLGGKLFQVQKQIFQYLEELDAGNLSEEKLNEMKHFLSEELFVKNESGAPITESYIQEKLHRPLRVCGMVKNEGEPGGGPFLVKDKNGEISLQIIEGAQIDDSNPEQAKTAKEATHFNPVDIVCCLRDHQGKGFDLHEYVDEDMSFIADKTKDGKPLKALERPGLWNGGMAKWNTIFVEVPVETFNPVKTVSDLLKDSHQPERNG; encoded by the coding sequence GTGAAATTTAGTGAAAAGGATATTCTCCAGATCGAAGACAAAGGCTTAACCACCAAAGAAGTTGAAGAACAGATCGCCATTTTTAAAAGAGGTAATCTAAAGGTAAATATCACCGAAGCCGCGACCATTGGGAAGGGAATCAGCGGGATCGAAGATCGGCACCAACGGGAACTGATCCAGTATTACGATTCTGAAAAAGCCAATCATTCCCTGCTGAAATTCGTGCCGGCATCCGGGGCTGCGACCCGAATGTTCAAGGCTTTACATACCCTGGCTGATGAATACGATGCCGATAATGAAGACCTGAGAGATTACCTGGACCGTGCCGGTGATTCCAGTCTGCAACTGTTTTTCTCAAAGATCGAAGAGCTACCGTTCTATGAGCATGCACTGGAAAAGACGAAAAAGAATCATAGCAATTACGAGGAACTCAATTCGCACCAGCAACATAAACTGCTGGTTGAAACCATTTTGAGTTCGAAGGGTTTGTATTTAAGCGATCTTCCGAAGGGACTGGTGCCTTTTCATCAATATGATTCCCATACCGCTACCGCTTTTGAAGAGCATTTGGTGGAAGCTGCGCGCTATATCGCCATAGATGATAAGGCCAAAGTGCATTTTACCGTGGCGCCGGAAGATAAACAGAAGTTTCAGCAGGAATGGAAAGAAATCCAGCCGAGGCTGGAAAAGGAAACCGGGGTGACATTGGAAATTGAATATTCCTACCAGGACCCTAAAACCGATACCATTGCAGTAGATGATCATTTTGAACCATTCCGGACCGAAAAAGGGGATCTTTTCTTCAGGCCTGGTGGGCACGGGGCATTGATTGAAAACCTGAATCAGCTTCATGAAGAGATCGTTTTTGTGAAAAATATCGATAATGTGGTGACTGAAAAATCCCTTCAGCTGGTGGTAGACTATAAAAAAATGCTGGGCGGAAAATTGTTCCAGGTACAGAAGCAGATCTTCCAGTACCTCGAAGAACTGGATGCCGGGAACCTTTCCGAAGAAAAACTGAATGAGATGAAGCATTTCCTTTCTGAAGAGCTCTTCGTGAAAAATGAATCTGGAGCCCCGATTACAGAATCTTATATTCAGGAGAAACTGCACCGCCCGTTGCGAGTTTGCGGAATGGTAAAGAATGAAGGAGAACCTGGCGGAGGCCCTTTCCTGGTAAAAGATAAAAACGGGGAGATTTCTTTGCAGATCATCGAAGGTGCACAGATTGACGACAGTAACCCGGAACAGGCCAAGACGGCGAAAGAGGCAACGCATTTCAATCCGGTAGATATTGTTTGCTGCCTGAGAGATCACCAGGGAAAAGGCTTTGACCTTCACGAATATGTAGACGAAGACATGAGTTTCATCGCAGATAAAACAAAAGACGGTAAGCCGCTGAAAGCACTGGAACGTCCCGGATTGTGGAACGGTGGAATGGCCAAATGGAATACTATTTTTGTGGAAGTGCCGGTGGAGACCTTTAATCCTGTAAAGACCGTTTCAGACCTGCTGAAAGATTCGCACCAGCCCGAAAGGAATGGATAA